Genomic DNA from Pseudoalteromonas sp. MM1:
GTTATAGGAGCAGGGCCTTCAGGTGCTCTTGCTAGTAGCTTATTAGTGCAAAAGGGCTGGAAAGTGTTAATGCTTGAGCAGCAAGTGTTTCCTCGCTTTTCGATTGGTGAAAGTTTATTACCTCAATGCATGGAATATTTAGCAGAAGCTAAGCTAGTTAGCATAATACATGAGAACGCAGAAGAGCTCGGCTTTCAATTTAAAAATGGTGCGGCGTTTCATCGTGATGGTCAAAATACTGCTATAAATTTTACTGAAAAATTTAGCCCAGGCCCCGGTACTACGTTTCAAGTTAAAAGGGCTGATTTTGACAAGCTGCTTGCTGATAAAGCACAAGAACACGGAGTTGAAGTTCGCTATCAGCATAGTGTTATTGATTTTACTGATGAAGCGTTTGGTGCAACGTTACATGTGCAAAAAAATAATAAGCAGACATATAACGTAAAAGCTAAGTTCGTACTCGATGCGAGCGGCTTTGGCCGAGTTTTACCAAAACTTTTAAATTTAGAAAAACCTTCTACTTTTCCTGTGCGTAGTGCTTATTTTAGTCATTTTAAAGATGGGATTACTGACGAATTATTTGATAGGAATAAAATTTTAATAACCGTTCACCCTAAATTTAATGATGTGTGGTATTGGCTCATCCCCTTTAGTGATGGCACGTCCAGCATTGGGGTTGTGGCAAAGCAAGCACGGTTTAATGATGGTTGCGCAGCCGACACCTTAAAGCAGTTTATAGAGCAAGACCCTTATTTAAAAAACCTTTTAGTTAATCGCGAACCTATCACACAGGCACGAAGCATAAGTGGTTATTCAGCTAATGTAAGTACACTATACGGTAAGCACTTTGCTTTATTAGGCAATGCGGGCGAGTTTTTGGATCCGGTTTTTTCATCTGGAGTAACTATTGCACTAAAATCTGCTTATTTAATTGCCCCCCTTGTTGATGATTACTTAAAAGGAGAGGTAGTCGATTTTGAAGAATGTTATGCCAAGCCTTTACAGGCAGGGGTTGATTGTTTTAAAACCTTTGTCAAAGGTTGGTACGATAGTCGTTTTCAAGACGTTATTTTCTATTCAGAACAAAACTCGCAGGTACGTGAAATGATCAGTGCTATTTTAGCGGGTTACGCATGGGATAAAAATAACCCATTTGTAGCTCAAAGTGAGCGCCGCTTAAATGTATTAGCGCAGCTATGTCAAAATTAATCCCAGTGATTGAGGCTCATATCAGTTACTTTCTCAGATGTACTTTTATAGTTTTAGCGTGTGTTTATGTCACAGCATGTAGTAGCACGTATAAAAGCAGTGAGCGTGTTGATATTTTTGCAGCTACTACCCTTGATATTTCACATGTACCAGAGCAAATGTTTGATAAAAGTTGGCAGCATGTTTTATATATTAAAAACAACGAAAAAGAGCATACGTTATTAGCACAATTAGAAATAAACAAGCAGGGTACAATCAGTTTATTGTTAATGACTACACAAGGCTTACCTATTTTAACGCTCGAGAAATTAAATAATCAGCCACCAACAGTTTCTAAAATGATAGTAGGTGTTGATATAGACCCAGCTTATATATTGGCAGACATCGCATTAGTACATTGGCCTATATCATTTCTTAATGAGAAAATATCTGGGGCGCTTATAGAGCAGACTGGGGTACAAAGGCGTTTAGTAAAAGATAACCGCTCGGTTATTTTAATCGATTATACCGATAATAAAACGGTCCTAAATAATAGTGGACGACATTATCAAATTACATTTGAGAAGGTAAACCAGTGACTTTTTGGTTAAATGATTTAGGCATAGTAAGTGCCATGGGGATTGGCCTAAATGATACAGTTAATAGCTTAAATAACTTACAAAATAATGAGGCATCACTGCTTTTAAAAACTAAAGATTTAAGTACGGATAATCTGCCATTTTATGTTGGCCATGTTGACTCAGTTCCCCTAACTAACAAGCGCCGTATTGATACTTTAATTGATCTAGCGTTTGAGCAAATATCCCCAACACTTA
This window encodes:
- a CDS encoding NAD(P)/FAD-dependent oxidoreductase, with amino-acid sequence MNNFEQYDVVVIGAGPSGALASSLLVQKGWKVLMLEQQVFPRFSIGESLLPQCMEYLAEAKLVSIIHENAEELGFQFKNGAAFHRDGQNTAINFTEKFSPGPGTTFQVKRADFDKLLADKAQEHGVEVRYQHSVIDFTDEAFGATLHVQKNNKQTYNVKAKFVLDASGFGRVLPKLLNLEKPSTFPVRSAYFSHFKDGITDELFDRNKILITVHPKFNDVWYWLIPFSDGTSSIGVVAKQARFNDGCAADTLKQFIEQDPYLKNLLVNREPITQARSISGYSANVSTLYGKHFALLGNAGEFLDPVFSSGVTIALKSAYLIAPLVDDYLKGEVVDFEECYAKPLQAGVDCFKTFVKGWYDSRFQDVIFYSEQNSQVREMISAILAGYAWDKNNPFVAQSERRLNVLAQLCQN
- a CDS encoding DUF3261 domain-containing protein, with translation MSKLIPVIEAHISYFLRCTFIVLACVYVTACSSTYKSSERVDIFAATTLDISHVPEQMFDKSWQHVLYIKNNEKEHTLLAQLEINKQGTISLLLMTTQGLPILTLEKLNNQPPTVSKMIVGVDIDPAYILADIALVHWPISFLNEKISGALIEQTGVQRRLVKDNRSVILIDYTDNKTVLNNSGRHYQITFEKVNQ